A part of Gramella sp. MAR_2010_147 genomic DNA contains:
- a CDS encoding S8 family peptidase: protein MKIPYFKSFLSLLAAGIITGCSSTAPSVVSTPVSNIDSIPLKVQDLSDAQLKDWTNADLITDTIPGMSVNKAYAEIIKNNRPSPVIVGVIDSGVDIDHEDLKGVLWTNADEIPGNGKDDDNNGYIDDIHGWNFLGDAVAENMEYTRIYKRLKPKYEGKSESSISTADREEFNTYKAAKAEYDKEYAEAVDTREQYLQIQSQITAAHNAVSKELGTEDYTKEQLSDFKPQSQQMTQYKSILTQIQYNVNENIPEALTELEEAIDYYKDRLATHFNMDLDGRAKVGDDPYDITDTNYGNNEVQGPEADKENVKHGTHVAGIIAADRSNNIGFKGVSGNAKILVVRAVPDGDEYDKDIALGIRYAVDNGAKVINTSFGKYFSPNPEWVIDAIKYAADNDVLIVNAAGNEGIDLDTNRVYPNDQDPSNSNEIADNFLTVGALNYEYGSGLVADFSNYGKSNVDVFAPGTKIWSTTPNNTYEYLQGTSMASPAVAGIAAIIRGYYPQLSAAQVKQVIMDSGLTTKATVIVGGDTNNTKKFDNLSISGKMANLYNALILADQISKNK, encoded by the coding sequence ATGAAGATTCCCTATTTTAAATCATTTCTATCTCTACTTGCAGCAGGTATTATTACTGGTTGTAGCAGTACAGCCCCTAGTGTAGTTTCTACACCGGTTAGTAACATAGATTCTATTCCTCTAAAAGTTCAGGATCTATCAGACGCCCAGCTAAAAGACTGGACAAATGCCGATCTTATTACGGATACTATTCCAGGAATGAGTGTAAATAAAGCTTATGCTGAAATTATTAAAAATAATAGACCTTCCCCAGTAATTGTAGGGGTAATAGACAGCGGTGTAGATATAGATCATGAAGACCTTAAAGGGGTGCTTTGGACAAATGCTGATGAAATTCCTGGGAACGGGAAAGACGATGATAATAATGGTTATATAGATGATATTCATGGATGGAATTTTTTAGGGGATGCAGTCGCAGAGAATATGGAGTATACCCGTATTTATAAAAGATTGAAGCCTAAATATGAAGGTAAATCTGAAAGTAGTATCAGCACGGCAGATCGTGAAGAATTCAATACTTATAAAGCGGCAAAAGCTGAATATGATAAAGAATATGCTGAAGCGGTAGATACCAGGGAACAGTATCTTCAGATTCAAAGTCAGATCACTGCGGCGCATAATGCTGTTTCAAAAGAATTAGGTACTGAAGATTATACAAAAGAGCAACTTTCAGATTTTAAACCTCAGTCCCAGCAAATGACTCAGTATAAATCTATACTTACTCAAATTCAGTATAACGTAAACGAGAATATTCCGGAGGCCCTCACAGAGCTTGAAGAAGCCATAGATTATTATAAAGATCGTCTTGCAACCCATTTTAATATGGATCTGGACGGGCGTGCTAAAGTAGGAGACGATCCTTACGATATCACTGATACCAATTATGGAAACAACGAAGTTCAGGGGCCAGAAGCAGATAAGGAGAATGTAAAACATGGTACTCACGTTGCAGGGATCATCGCAGCAGATCGATCTAATAATATCGGTTTTAAAGGAGTTTCGGGTAACGCAAAAATTCTTGTGGTGAGGGCAGTTCCAGATGGAGATGAGTATGACAAGGATATTGCCTTAGGAATTAGATATGCCGTAGATAATGGAGCAAAAGTGATCAATACCAGTTTTGGTAAATATTTTTCTCCGAACCCGGAATGGGTTATAGATGCGATTAAATATGCTGCTGATAACGACGTCCTTATTGTGAATGCTGCAGGAAATGAGGGAATTGATCTTGACACAAACAGAGTGTACCCAAACGATCAGGATCCTTCAAACTCCAATGAAATAGCAGATAATTTCCTAACCGTTGGAGCACTGAATTACGAATATGGATCAGGTCTGGTTGCAGATTTCTCAAATTATGGAAAATCTAACGTAGATGTTTTTGCACCTGGAACCAAAATATGGTCTACCACTCCAAATAATACTTATGAGTATTTACAAGGAACTTCTATGGCTTCACCGGCAGTTGCCGGGATCGCAGCCATCATCAGAGGTTATTATCCACAGCTTTCCGCAGCACAGGTAAAACAAGTGATAATGGACAGTGGTCTAACAACCAAAGCGACGGTAATCGTAGGTGGGGATACTAACAATACTAAAAAATTTGATAATTTGTCTATTTCAGGAAAAATGGCAAACCTTTATAACGCACTAATTTTAGCTGACCAAATCTCGAAAAATAAATAA